One segment of Pan paniscus chromosome 20, NHGRI_mPanPan1-v2.0_pri, whole genome shotgun sequence DNA contains the following:
- the TNNT1 gene encoding troponin T, slow skeletal muscle isoform X1 produces MGTRPGALGRGGEECGTLAGKGRLSRRALARPLRVWRVSSRHPCTARGNVPIAAEARGSPVQQRLEPWSLATAPIPPPAPNAFSSVPPSPEEAAEEEEEAPEEPEPVAEPEEERPKPSRPVVPPLIPPKIPEGERVDFDDIHRKRMEKDLLELQTLIDVHFEQRKKEEEELVALKERIERRRSERAEQQRFRTEKERERQAKLAEEKMRKEEEEAKKRAEDDAKKKKVLSNMGAHFGGYLVKAEQKRGKRQTGREMKVRILSERKKPLEIDYMGEEQLREKAQELSDWIHQLESEKFDLMAKLKQQKYEINVLYNRISHAQKFRKGAGKGRVGGRWK; encoded by the exons ATGGGGACACGCCCAGGAGCTCTTGGGAGGGGAGGCGAGGAGTGTGGCACTTTGGCGGGGAAGGGGCGGCTCAGCCGGAGGGCCCTCGCCCGCCCTCTCCGGGTCTGGCGCGTCTCCTCGCGCCATCCGTGCACCGCCAGGGGGAACGTGCCCATCGCAGCCGAGGCCAGAGGGTCCCCCGTCCAGCAGAGACTGGAACCCTGGTCTCTGGCCACCGCCcccatccctcccccagctcctaaCGCCTTCTCTTCTGTGCCCCCATCTCCAGAGGAGGctgcggaggaggaggaggaag cccccgaAGAGCCGGAGCCGGTGGCAGAGCCAG AAGAGGAACGCCCCAAACCAAG CCGCCCCGTGGTGCCTCCTTTGATCCCGCCAAAGATCCCAGAAGGGGAGCGCGTTGACTTCGAT GACATCCACCGCAAGCGCATGGAGAAAGACCTGCTGGAGCTGCAGACACTCATCGATGTACATTTCGAGCAgcggaagaaggaggaagaggagctggtTGCCTTGAAGGAGCGCATT GAGCGGCGCCGGTCAGAGAGAGCCGAGCAACAGCGCTTCAGAACTGAGAAGGAACGCGAACGTCAGGCTAAGCTGGCG GAGGAGAAGatgaggaaagaagaggaagaggccaaGAAGCGGGCAGAGGATGATGCCAAGAAAAAGAAGGTGCTGTCCAACATGGGGGCCCATTTTGGCGGCTACCTGGTCAAG GCAGAACAGAAGCGTGGTAAGCGGCAGACGGGGCGGGAGATGAAGGTGCGCATCCTCTCCGAGCGTAAGAAGCCTCTGGAAATTGACTACATGGGGGAGGAACAGCTCCG GGAGAAAGCCCAGGAGCTGTCGGACTGGATCCACCAGCTGGAGTCTGAGAAGTTCGACCTGATGGCGAAGCTGAAACAGCAGAAATATGAG ATCAACGTGCTGTACAACCGCATCAGCCACGCCCAGAAGTT CCGGAAGGGGGCAGGGAAGGGCCGCGTTGGAGGCCGCTGGAAGTGA
- the TNNT1 gene encoding troponin T, slow skeletal muscle isoform X2: protein MGTRPGALGRGGEECGTLAGKGRLSRRALARPLRVWRVSSRHPCTARGNVPIAAEARGSPVQQRLEPWSLATAPIPPPAPNAFSSVPPSPEEAAEEEEEEEERPKPSRPVVPPLIPPKIPEGERVDFDDIHRKRMEKDLLELQTLIDVHFEQRKKEEEELVALKERIERRRSERAEQQRFRTEKERERQAKLAEEKMRKEEEEAKKRAEDDAKKKKVLSNMGAHFGGYLVKAEQKRGKRQTGREMKVRILSERKKPLEIDYMGEEQLREKAQELSDWIHQLESEKFDLMAKLKQQKYEINVLYNRISHAQKFRKGAGKGRVGGRWK, encoded by the exons ATGGGGACACGCCCAGGAGCTCTTGGGAGGGGAGGCGAGGAGTGTGGCACTTTGGCGGGGAAGGGGCGGCTCAGCCGGAGGGCCCTCGCCCGCCCTCTCCGGGTCTGGCGCGTCTCCTCGCGCCATCCGTGCACCGCCAGGGGGAACGTGCCCATCGCAGCCGAGGCCAGAGGGTCCCCCGTCCAGCAGAGACTGGAACCCTGGTCTCTGGCCACCGCCcccatccctcccccagctcctaaCGCCTTCTCTTCTGTGCCCCCATCTCCAGAGGAGGctgcggaggaggaggaggaag AAGAGGAACGCCCCAAACCAAG CCGCCCCGTGGTGCCTCCTTTGATCCCGCCAAAGATCCCAGAAGGGGAGCGCGTTGACTTCGAT GACATCCACCGCAAGCGCATGGAGAAAGACCTGCTGGAGCTGCAGACACTCATCGATGTACATTTCGAGCAgcggaagaaggaggaagaggagctggtTGCCTTGAAGGAGCGCATT GAGCGGCGCCGGTCAGAGAGAGCCGAGCAACAGCGCTTCAGAACTGAGAAGGAACGCGAACGTCAGGCTAAGCTGGCG GAGGAGAAGatgaggaaagaagaggaagaggccaaGAAGCGGGCAGAGGATGATGCCAAGAAAAAGAAGGTGCTGTCCAACATGGGGGCCCATTTTGGCGGCTACCTGGTCAAG GCAGAACAGAAGCGTGGTAAGCGGCAGACGGGGCGGGAGATGAAGGTGCGCATCCTCTCCGAGCGTAAGAAGCCTCTGGAAATTGACTACATGGGGGAGGAACAGCTCCG GGAGAAAGCCCAGGAGCTGTCGGACTGGATCCACCAGCTGGAGTCTGAGAAGTTCGACCTGATGGCGAAGCTGAAACAGCAGAAATATGAG ATCAACGTGCTGTACAACCGCATCAGCCACGCCCAGAAGTT CCGGAAGGGGGCAGGGAAGGGCCGCGTTGGAGGCCGCTGGAAGTGA